TAGAGGAAGGCACCAGTGGAACAACCCACATCCAACACCTCCCCTTTTGAACAGTGGGAGCGAAACAGCTTCAGTTCGCGTTCGAAGCGTACGGGTGAATAATCACTCTCCACCTTGGCAGGTGACAAATAAAAGGGCACGCCGGCCTGGTCATAATAGGCGCCGGTGACAAGTTCCTGGGCGATGGGGTTCGCGTAAATCATGGAACAATGCCCGCATCGAACCAGGCGAAGCTCTCCCTTCTGCATGACAGGGCGCGTCTGGTCCCGTCCGCATAACGGACATAGGCGATGGGTCATGGCAGAGCTCATGAGGTTCTATTTCAGCGCATCGACGATAAAAAATCAATTATGTGGAAAGCTGTTCAGCGTGTAGAAAAGCGTGTCGTGCCAAAGCTCGTCGTTATCAGCGCTCATGACATCCAGAGCATTGATCGAAGTGACATAACCTGACTTGAGTCCTTCAAGCACGAGCCTTACCCTCAAATGATCATCTGAAACCTTTGCGTTTGTCAGCTTTATCCGGGTTGCACTTTTTTCCTTCCCTTGTTGATCGATTTGAGGAGAACCGTACTTCTGGTGATACTGGAACGTAAATTGAGTAACTTCATAATTGGTGGTGTTTCCAGCGGATGCAGGGTCCACCGGTTTGGTGAAAACGAGTTCGAAACCATCCGGTTTCGCGTGTGCCTCCTGAATTTCAAAGGGCAGGTTCCCTGTAAAGGAGACTCGATCAAGTGAGTAATTCCTCGGTCCAACAGCGCCGGACCAGTGACCGCCCTTGCATCCACCCACATACAGTTTTCCATCCTTGCCATATGAGAGGCGATTGACCCCGGAAAGAAATCCCTTGCAGAAGGGCCAGACTGCTCCCTGCCATTCGCCATTCACCTTTTCGAGCATGACTCGAGTAACAATGGAATTTTGGAAATCACCGACCAACATCTGTCCTTTAAAGGGGCCGAACTGATCATCCGCAATGGTGCAAATGCCGCTGGAGGATTTTGCGAGGGACATGGGAATCCAAACCGCCGGAGGCGCGAAGTTGGTGGGATTTTCAAATTGCCACCTCGGAGCGGGAGTGGTGGAAGGATAACCATAAAATCGGCCTCGCTGCAGGTGGTTTAACTTGCAGGCACCAATCCAATTCCCTTCGTTGTCGGTCATGAATAAATCCCCATCCGGTCCGTAAGTGCCAAAGCCATTGGGAGAACGCAGGCCGCTGCAAAATGGCTCGAGACGGCTGCCATCATCGCTGATTTTCACGCACCACCCTTGATAAGGGGCATCATAAACGCCGTGATTGCCCGTAATGTAAACATAGAGGTTTCCGAATCGATCAATTTCAGGTCCAAAGACGAAGGCATGATAGTTTCCGGTATAGCCCCAATCGGAACTGATGTTTTCAAAAAGATCCGCTTCCCCGTCACCATCGGTGTCCGTCAGGCGGGTAAGTTGCGCCTTTTCGGTCACATAGATTTTATCCTGGATTACTTTGAGACCGAGCGGCTCGTTCAATCCACTGGCGAAACGATGATAACGGACCGCCTGGAGATTACCTTGAGGTTTTTTGACGATGTAAACATCCCCCGTCCAAGTGGAAACGGCGAGGTCCCCGTCAGAAAGCCAGTCCATCCCGGTGACCATGAGATTGATTTCCCTGGGAAGCGGAAAATGTTCAACCCGGTAGAATCTGTCACCGTCAAACCTGCCCGGCATGGAGCCATCGCCACCGGTTTCAAAAGGTTGTCGTGGTTGGATGGCAGGTTTTAGTTCCGTTTTTAATGCTCCCTCGACGAACTGCTGTTCGATTTTTGGCCAGGAGTTTGTAGTGAAAACCGCCGTCACAATTTGAAATCGCAGGATTTCATCGTGTGGCGGGATTTGTAAAACAACCCGCGCTTCAGTGCCACAGATGCGATTAGTTCGATAAGGTGTTTCATGGACCCGGGTTGCACTCTCCTGAACCAAAACCGAATCGTAGTTTACCTCTTTTGTTTGGGGCAACCACCTGAGTCTGGCATTGCTCTTCCAGAGTGTGACCAAGCGATTCGTGGGAGTTTCAATAAGCACCAGGTTGGCGAATCTGGATTCGGAACATTTTTCACTTTGTGCGTGGGCCAAATAGAACAAAGTCTCCGGGCATGGCCCTAATTCAAACTGGCGCACGACCACCTGAGTTCCGTTCAACGACGCTTGGAACGGTGATTCTTCAATACGCACACGGTTTCCATTGAGACGCGCCTCGTAGAGCAGGCTAACCATTCCTTTTCGGGTGTCGATACCGATGAAATTCGCACCGGGCGGAACGCCAGGTTGGCCAGGGGCATTGGTAATAGCTGACCAGGAAAGCACCGGTGCGTTTCGCCAAAGAACAGGCCCGCCAGGCTCGCAAATATAACGTTCCGCGCTGCCATTGTAGGGCGGACCATAGAGATTGAGGCCATTGCCGGTCCAAACCGTGTGGGTGCGCATCAGCTCCGGATCGAACGCAAGGTGAAGATTGGTGGCCAAAGGAATGATAATGCTACGACTGGACTCCTGCATCGGTGCGCGCCTGAAAAGTTGACCGGCATGATCATGTTTCTGCATGGATGGCGACTGAACAGCCCTTTTGGCTTTGGCCGGTTCCTGGGCCTGGACTGAATGGAACCAGTCACCAAGCAAGGCTATAAGCAGCCAGACAAAGAATAAGTGGCGCGCGATCGGCATACAGGTATCAGACAACAATTTCTTTGGATTGCCAAGGCTGGGCGGGGAAAGGAGCGTCGCGTTTTGGAAGCAGGAACCTGATGCCGGAGTGTGACAGTCGATCAGAAATTCGCAAAGCTTAGTAGCAGGTATAAACCCCATGGCAGAAAGGCTGGCAGACAAGGTATAAAATTACATGGTCAATGATTCTTCACCGGAGCAATTTCCGATTCGATTGCTCCAGCACAAGCAAACACACTTGTACTATAAGAGTCCGGGTGATTGGACTTCCAGCTTGGAAGAAGCAGATCATTTCACGGATCTCTCCAGCGCGGCACTCATATGCCGGCACCAACATCTGGAAGAAGTGGAAGTAGTGCTGAACTTTGGACAGCCGACCTACGATATCCGGCTTTCAGTTTTGCCATAGCCTTCACCTGGCCCAATTCCTTCAAGCCAAACCTGTTTGCTTCATAAGGGCTTCATTTCTTCACGTCCAAAACAATCATTTTCGTGGTTTTGACGTTTCATTTGTAGGACAGACACGGACAGTTTAATCAGGCTTTCGTACATGGTTGACATTCAAGGCCGGTTTTAGAGTGCCTGCCGATGAAGGTTCTGATTCTAGATGAAGACAGCCGATTATTTTTGGGTTATAACGAGTGGACAGATATGCCTCGGGAAGCGAAGGACCTTGGCTTTACCGCTCATGCTCACGCGGTTGCCACGCAACTGGGCCTCAAAACCTTCCAGATTCTCTTTTATTTTCCCGATATCGACTCCAAAGTGGTGGTATCCAACAACGGATCGCAATCCAACCAGCAGAGCAAAGTCTAGAGCCACGAGGCATGAGAGTTTGCAACCATCTAAGAGACGGGCAAAAACGCCTCCTTCGGACCGATGGTTTTGCGCATTAGCATCTCCGAAGCTCCCATAATCACATAATTCTTCAGTTCCCCAATGCATTCGTAATCCAGCCGGTGGTAGAAAGCTTGAGCGCGTGGATTGAAAGATGAAACACAGAGGAAAACATTCGGACTTTCGCGGAAGATCCGTTTTTCAGCGTATTGAAGGAGTTGACGTCCCACGCCCTGACTGCGCCACTCAGGCATAACCGCGAGGGCACGAATATAACCGGCAAAAGCGCCTTGCATGTTGACCATAACGAAACCAACGACATCCCCGCCGACGCGGCCGATGTAAACTTCCATCGATGGATCAGTCAAAAGGTTATAGGCGTGTTTGAAATCACGGCGCAGAGTCAGCCATGGTTCCGAACCGGCCATCAGCTCAGCACCGATGCGGGCCTCCTCAATGTTTTGCATGCGTTGAATGAGAATATTGGCTCGACTGAGTGAGTTCTGAGAATTGGCGTCCACACCAGCAGAATAAACAAAGCCACCAAACCAAGACAATAGCGCTGGGGATGCATTTAAATCATCCTACGAAAGTTTTCGTTGACATCTACGACATCATTCGTAGTATCTGCCGCCAACGCCAATGACATTTAAAAAACCTTCTTCTCCAAAACCCACCGAGGCTGAACTCGCGATATTGAACGCGTTATGGAAGCTCGGGCCCAGCACCGTGAGGGCTGTTCACGAGGAGCTCAATCAGAACCAGGAGCAGGAGTCTGGTTACACGACGACTCTTAAGATGCTGCAGATCATGACGGAAAAGGGCTTGGTAAAGCGGGATGAGTCGCAGCGCTCACACGTTTATGAGCCGCTCTTCACGGAGCAGCAAGTTCAACGACAGCTCGTGGGACATTTGTTGGATCGGGCGTTCGGCGGATCGGCGAAGAAGCTCGTGATGCAGGCGCTGTCAGGGAAGAAGGCGTCGCGTGAGGAAATCGCCGAGATTCGAAAACTGCTGGACGAAATGGAGAAGGGATCCAAATGAGCGGTACAGATTTACTCATTGAGTGCCTGGGGTGGACATTGTTGCATTTTCTCTGGGAAGGACTGGTGATTGCTCTTGTGCTTGCCATTGCGATGCGAGTCTTGCGGCGGGCTTCAGCAAGCAGCCGCTACGTGGCAGGATGTTTGGCATTGATGATGATGGTCGCGGCACCTGCCGGAACTTTTATACATCTCACCAAACAACACGCACCAGTGTCAGAAGGAGCTTTTCAGCCGCGAATGGAAAGCTTACCACTGGAAATCACACCCAGATTCGTGCCAATGCAGGCAGCAAAAGTGGTGGTTACGGAGCAAAAGAAAACAGCTTTAAAAATGACCTTGTCAGAACGGCTGACGCCGCTTTTGCCCTTGTTGGTGGCTGGTTGGGCGGTTGGTGTTATCTTACTTGCCTTGCGATTATCCACCGGGTGGTTGCGGGTGAAGCGCTTGAAACGCCTCGGCACTGAGTCGATGGAAGAAATCTGGCACGCAAGATTGGCGGAGCTTGCTGGTCGTTTGCACATAAAGAAGACGGTGCGGCTCTGCAAGTCAGTATTGGTGGAGGTGCCGACAGTAATCGGCTGGTTGCGACCTATCATTTTAATGCCCGCTGGTTGCCTGGCTGGCTTGAGCCCGGCGCAGGTGGAATACATTTTGGCACACGAACTGGCGCATGTGCGCCGGCATGATTACCTGGTGAACCTGCTGCAATGCCTCGCTGAAACCATTTTGTTTTATCATCCGGCAGTATGGTGGGTATCGAAGCGCATTCGAGAAGAGCGTGAAAATTGTTGCGATGACGTTGCCGTGAGTGTGTGCGGCGACCCGTTAGGATATGCCAGGACCCTGGCGGCCTTGGAGGAACTGCGCGGCAGCCAAAATCAATTGGTGATGGCGGCTGCCGGCGCTCCCCTGCTCCAACGAATTCGACGTTTGTTGGGACAAGCAGAGAGAAATCCAAGTCATCAAGCCTGGCCGCTGGCGGGAATCATTGTCCTGCTGCTGGTGGCAGCTTTGACAATTGGATTGAGGAGCAGCCGTGCGGTTGCAGACCAGACTCAAGAGACGATTTCAAAAACAAACAAATTAGTCACAGGCCGCATGCTTCCGGCAAATGCCCGGAAAACTTTCGTGCAATCTGACAAATCGTTGACGGGGGCACAGTTGCCACAGATCGTTGTTCAGTCCAAATTTTTTGAGGTGGATGAAAAGGATTTTCCAAAAGCTATTTTCAATCTGCCAGCGGTATCAAATGCTGTTTGCGCGATAGCAACTCCCTGGCAACCAGTTTCCGCTCCTAAAGAGCAATGTTTCACGGGCATGTTGACCGGACCGCAGTATCAGGCAGCGGTGAAACAATTGGAGATGGCAAGCTGCATTGATATGCTCACCGCTCCCTCTGTTATCACGCAAAGCGGTCGGCAGGCGCAGATACAGGCAGTTGATCTAATCGAGATACTGACCAATGCCAGCCCAAGTGCCGCGAAAATGCAACTCCCTTTTGGACCAGTGCTTGATGTGCTTCCAACGGTGACGCCAGACAAGCTCGGTGTGCAACTCACTGGAATCGCGACCGTCACCATGCTGCTGGATGCGCCAAGCGTGGTATTGCCACGCATTCAATTTACTCAACTGAGCACGGAGATGACCTTGAAGGATGGACAAACGCTGGTGATGGGTGGATTGATGCCGGAAACGATCACCATAGTGAAGGACAGGGTTCCAGTGCTGGCTGACATCCCACTTGCAGGCAGATTGTTCCGGAGTGGAAGCACTTCGAAGAGCAGGAAGTATTTGATAGTCTTTGTGACTCCGACCCTCATCAACCCGGATGGAAGCCGCTATCATGCAGATGATACAAAGCCGACTGAAGCAACTGTGCTCCCGCCTGAAACGTTGCTATTCGAAACCAGACTGTTACTGGATGCTGGTAAAATTGAGGAAGCGGAAGTGAAGCTAAATTTAGTGGCTGAAAAGGATCCACTGAATCCAAGGATTGCAGGTTTTCGAGAATTGATTCAGAAAGCAAAGCAGAATCAGGAAACGATCAGCATTCAGGGAGAAACGATTAAGAACGCTGCCAAGTTATCCATTCCGGGCCTAAGGACAGACATTCCCTTACATTCCACGGGTGCAAACCTCAGCTACACATATTATTTAAAGAATTATGACTCCAGCAATCGAATACACAAACTCCTCTCCGTTCGCATTCCCGAGGTGGCTTTTAATGGAGTTTCTCTGACTAATGCGATCGAGGTGCTGAATGCAAAAATAAAAGCAACCGGCTCAAATGATGCAGGCATCCAATTAGCACTTCCCCCCGATCGACTGAACACCGGAACGCTTCCCGATGCGGTCCTGGCGCAAAGCATATCGGACAATTTGCACAGCCCGTCACCAACAGGAACAAATAACGAGGTGGATTTTGGGCAGTGGAGAGCGGCCGCGAAAAAGGGCGAATCAGTCAGAACGCGTGGGGGAAGTGTTCACATCAAGCCCTTGAAGATCATGATCGATCCTGCCCTCAAAAATGTGACGGTGGCAGAGGTCCTCGAAGCGGTGGCGAAGAGTTTGAACGCTTCGGCAGAATACAGAGTTGAACAAGATAAGGTGATGGTTTCATTCAAACTCAAATCAATCACGGATTCGGATGGCAAATTCTACAAGGGAGTAATCAAGACCAATATCCTTTCACAGGATTCGGATGTGAGAACAAATGCATTGGAGGTTCATACAAACCAAAGCGCACCCACTTATGTAAAGCATGGAGAAGTTCTTGATGTTAATTACCCTAGTAAAGGAGGCACTCCAGAAGAAAAGCTACAAGAGATGGTAAAGCAGCTTCCATTGCCCAATTTCATCGCGAGAACCAATTCTGTGAAAACCAGCAGTGGTCGGCAGGCGATCTTGTCGAAACTGGACCGCATCCGTGTGGACTCAATCGAGTATGATGGTCTGCCTTTGGCGGAGGTCATCAACAATTTGAGCGAAATCGCCAGAACGCGTGATCCAGACAGGGCCGGCATCAACTTCTTCATCAACCGCGAGGCTCCAGCAACCGCAACAGTAGGGGTCGTTCCAGGAGCAATCGATCCAACTACTGGTTTGCCCACTGCCGGTGCCGCATTGTCAACCGAACCGGTCGATGTGGGTGGTGTTACAGTAAAAATTGCGCCCGCTTTGACGAATGTCTGCCTGGCTGATGTTTTGGACGCAATTACCAAAACATCAGATAAGCCGATAAAATATTCCATCGAAGATTATGCAGTGGTGTTCTCCTTGAAGGGGCCGGAAACCGTCCCGCTGTTTACCAGGGCGTACCGCATCGATCCGACTACGCTTCGCGATGGTTTGGAGGCCGTCGGAGGCGTTGCCTTTGGTAACGTTTCCGCCGACAGCCAAGGTGGTGGAGGTCAACAGGGCGGTATCCGAAACGTGGACCAAACCAACTCTTACGCGGACGTTCAAATTGCCGCCCGCAATTTCTTTGCCGCTGCAGGTGTGCACTTCAATCCAGCGAACCCGGCGAATGTTGGCAAGTATTTGTTTTTTAACGAAAGAAAAGGAACACTAGTGGTGCATGCCACCCAGGAAGATTTGAATTTGATTGGAAAGCTGCTGGGGAAAATCGAGGCAGCGGCGCCTCAGAGCCAGATCAAAGCGCGTTCGGTGGAACAAGATCAAGCTCCGGACGGCAAAATTAACGTGGATGCTCCGCCAAACCATGTGGAGGAACAGCTTACCAACTCAATCGCCTCCTCTTCCAGGCAGGAGAAAGAAATCCAGCCTTACTTCACACGGTTATATCGTGTGAACTCAAATGCACTGCTGCGAGCTGTTGGACCGCTAAGACCGCAAACCGGGAATGAGCGGCTTACCTATTCTCATGTGAGTTATCCCAAAGATGGTACACAGCCAGTAACAAATCTCGTTGTTCATGATCGCGGGTTGCAAACGGCTATCAGAAGCTTTTTCGAAAAAGCAAACATAGATTTCTCTCCGACCAATCCAGTGAATGTTGGAAAATCCGTCTTTTATAACGAGCTCAATGCCACACTGATGGTGCGCACCACCCAGGAAGAGTTGGATTTGATACAGAAGGAGCTGGCAAGGATCACGCCCCCTCAAATCAACATCAAGGCGCGTTTCGTGGAAATGGATGAAACGGCCGGCAGCCAAATTACATTGGGCGAATCGATGAGAGGCATTGATTCGAAGACCAATTCCAGCATGACGCAGGTGACAACCCCCAAAGTTTCTTCGTCTGGATCGTTTCCTCCAGTGACAAATGCTTTGGCGCTTCAGTTTACGGGTGTGCTCACACCGGAGCAGTACAAGGAAGCCATCACACGGCTGGAACGGGCGGATGGAGTAGACCTATTGACGGCACCGGACGTTACCACTGAAAGCGGAAGGCGGGCGCAAATTCAAGCAGTGGATATTAAGACCATAATAACAGGCCTGACGACGGTTTATACGAATGGGACGGCAACGAATATGCTTTCCACCCAGAATCTGCCTTTCGGACCCGTGTTGGATGTTATTCCGAAAGTTTCCGCGGATGATTCCTCCATCGAGATGAACCTGGTGGCAAGCGTGACAGAATTCGTTGGTTATGATGACCCAAAGAAACTGGCAGGACAGAAGCGAACTGATGTTCAAATCCCCCTGCCACATTTTCGGCTTCGACAACTGACATCAAGCGCGAGTGTGGCGGATGGTCACACAATCATTCTTGGAGGAGTAGAGCAGAATACCCCGGGCAAGCGAGGCAAAGAAAAGCCGGGTAAGCGGAAAACTTTGCTGGTTTTCGTTACCCCCACACTCATCAATCCGGATGGCAGTCTATATCATCCTAAAACAGAACAGGCTGCGCTCCGGGAAAGCAAGAAGCCATAAGGCTCCAAGTAGGGAAACAACCACTGGAGAAGGGTTTTGCCTGAGGTATCGTTAGGAGTATGAAAACGCGTTTGGTTCTTATTCTCATTGCAACATCTCTCCTGGTGATGGCTGGCACGGGTTGCAACACGGCTCACGGTTTTGGAAAAGATGTTTCCAATACCGGTGACGCCATCCAGAGAAACACACCTTGATAGCTGGCATAAGCTGAAATGGGCTTCGCCAAGCCAGGGAAAGGTTTGGCACGAGCCACCTCCTGATCAATCCAGTCAGGAGGTGGCTTTTTTTGTGCGCTCCAACGGGAAATAAATAGAACCAGCAACAGACTCGCGGCTTGATTCAGGCAGCCACTAAAAGAGAACCTTGTTCGCTACCGAAACAACGGCTTGTTTGCCTTTGATTTCAAGGAATGAACCGCTTAACGATACATTCTGAAGTGCAGCCGAAGAATCAGGTGAATTGATAAAAAATGCCAGTCTCACCCGAGACTGGCTCACTCAAGAGAACTAGTATGACGGAAAAGAGGCTATCAGGGTTCCCCCGATAGGAGTATCGGGTGCTTCCCTATGGTGAGAAGGAAAAGCACCTACCGGGTGGTTTGGGACCAAGCGAGGCCACGACGAATATTAGAACTGGGAAACGCGATAAAAGCGGTTCGTATAACTGCTCGCAGCGGGGTCTGTGTAGGTAGTCGAGCCCGAGGGATTCGCTACTGTGGCGATCGCGGTCCAATTGATCAAATTGGTAGAACCGTAAATGGTGAAGTTTTTACCGGTTTCCCCCTTCAAGCCCAATGCGAGCTTCCCATTGGCATTAACCGTGGGGGTGATGGGGGCTGGGGCACGCAGGAAACCGGCACTGCCTGCTGAGTAAATGGAGGCGATTTCTGCAGGGGAAAGGTTGCGATTGAAAAGCATTATTTCATCCAGGCTTCCGAGCATGAAATCAACGAACATGGAGGGAGAGCTAATGTAACCCGCGCCGATGTAAGCGCGTGGCAGGGAAACGCTATTAGTGATGGAATCTTGAAGAACTCCGTTGGCGTACAGCATGGTGCTGGAGCTTGTCCCCACAAAAACGAGATTAACCCAGGTTCCCACCGGGGCAGTATAATTAAAGGCATAGTCACCAACCCCTGATTTAGTAACGCCGACCTTTCGAGTCCCGTTGTACTGTTCGAGTTTAAAAGTGTACGTTCCGTCGGACAATAGCGCCGCTGAAACTCCCGGCGCATCCTGGCGATTCACCCACATGGAAGCGG
The DNA window shown above is from Pedosphaera parvula Ellin514 and carries:
- a CDS encoding PQQ-dependent sugar dehydrogenase; protein product: MPIARHLFFVWLLIALLGDWFHSVQAQEPAKAKRAVQSPSMQKHDHAGQLFRRAPMQESSRSIIIPLATNLHLAFDPELMRTHTVWTGNGLNLYGPPYNGSAERYICEPGGPVLWRNAPVLSWSAITNAPGQPGVPPGANFIGIDTRKGMVSLLYEARLNGNRVRIEESPFQASLNGTQVVVRQFELGPCPETLFYLAHAQSEKCSESRFANLVLIETPTNRLVTLWKSNARLRWLPQTKEVNYDSVLVQESATRVHETPYRTNRICGTEARVVLQIPPHDEILRFQIVTAVFTTNSWPKIEQQFVEGALKTELKPAIQPRQPFETGGDGSMPGRFDGDRFYRVEHFPLPREINLMVTGMDWLSDGDLAVSTWTGDVYIVKKPQGNLQAVRYHRFASGLNEPLGLKVIQDKIYVTEKAQLTRLTDTDGDGEADLFENISSDWGYTGNYHAFVFGPEIDRFGNLYVYITGNHGVYDAPYQGWCVKISDDGSRLEPFCSGLRSPNGFGTYGPDGDLFMTDNEGNWIGACKLNHLQRGRFYGYPSTTPAPRWQFENPTNFAPPAVWIPMSLAKSSSGICTIADDQFGPFKGQMLVGDFQNSIVTRVMLEKVNGEWQGAVWPFCKGFLSGVNRLSYGKDGKLYVGGCKGGHWSGAVGPRNYSLDRVSFTGNLPFEIQEAHAKPDGFELVFTKPVDPASAGNTTNYEVTQFTFQYHQKYGSPQIDQQGKEKSATRIKLTNAKVSDDHLRVRLVLEGLKSGYVTSINALDVMSADNDELWHDTLFYTLNSFPHN
- a CDS encoding GNAT family N-acetyltransferase; translation: MQNIEEARIGAELMAGSEPWLTLRRDFKHAYNLLTDPSMEVYIGRVGGDVVGFVMVNMQGAFAGYIRALAVMPEWRSQGVGRQLLQYAEKRIFRESPNVFLCVSSFNPRAQAFYHRLDYECIGELKNYVIMGASEMLMRKTIGPKEAFLPVS
- a CDS encoding BlaI/MecI/CopY family transcriptional regulator, yielding MTFKKPSSPKPTEAELAILNALWKLGPSTVRAVHEELNQNQEQESGYTTTLKMLQIMTEKGLVKRDESQRSHVYEPLFTEQQVQRQLVGHLLDRAFGGSAKKLVMQALSGKKASREEIAEIRKLLDEMEKGSK
- a CDS encoding M56 family metallopeptidase: MSGTDLLIECLGWTLLHFLWEGLVIALVLAIAMRVLRRASASSRYVAGCLALMMMVAAPAGTFIHLTKQHAPVSEGAFQPRMESLPLEITPRFVPMQAAKVVVTEQKKTALKMTLSERLTPLLPLLVAGWAVGVILLALRLSTGWLRVKRLKRLGTESMEEIWHARLAELAGRLHIKKTVRLCKSVLVEVPTVIGWLRPIILMPAGCLAGLSPAQVEYILAHELAHVRRHDYLVNLLQCLAETILFYHPAVWWVSKRIREERENCCDDVAVSVCGDPLGYARTLAALEELRGSQNQLVMAAAGAPLLQRIRRLLGQAERNPSHQAWPLAGIIVLLLVAALTIGLRSSRAVADQTQETISKTNKLVTGRMLPANARKTFVQSDKSLTGAQLPQIVVQSKFFEVDEKDFPKAIFNLPAVSNAVCAIATPWQPVSAPKEQCFTGMLTGPQYQAAVKQLEMASCIDMLTAPSVITQSGRQAQIQAVDLIEILTNASPSAAKMQLPFGPVLDVLPTVTPDKLGVQLTGIATVTMLLDAPSVVLPRIQFTQLSTEMTLKDGQTLVMGGLMPETITIVKDRVPVLADIPLAGRLFRSGSTSKSRKYLIVFVTPTLINPDGSRYHADDTKPTEATVLPPETLLFETRLLLDAGKIEEAEVKLNLVAEKDPLNPRIAGFRELIQKAKQNQETISIQGETIKNAAKLSIPGLRTDIPLHSTGANLSYTYYLKNYDSSNRIHKLLSVRIPEVAFNGVSLTNAIEVLNAKIKATGSNDAGIQLALPPDRLNTGTLPDAVLAQSISDNLHSPSPTGTNNEVDFGQWRAAAKKGESVRTRGGSVHIKPLKIMIDPALKNVTVAEVLEAVAKSLNASAEYRVEQDKVMVSFKLKSITDSDGKFYKGVIKTNILSQDSDVRTNALEVHTNQSAPTYVKHGEVLDVNYPSKGGTPEEKLQEMVKQLPLPNFIARTNSVKTSSGRQAILSKLDRIRVDSIEYDGLPLAEVINNLSEIARTRDPDRAGINFFINREAPATATVGVVPGAIDPTTGLPTAGAALSTEPVDVGGVTVKIAPALTNVCLADVLDAITKTSDKPIKYSIEDYAVVFSLKGPETVPLFTRAYRIDPTTLRDGLEAVGGVAFGNVSADSQGGGGQQGGIRNVDQTNSYADVQIAARNFFAAAGVHFNPANPANVGKYLFFNERKGTLVVHATQEDLNLIGKLLGKIEAAAPQSQIKARSVEQDQAPDGKINVDAPPNHVEEQLTNSIASSSRQEKEIQPYFTRLYRVNSNALLRAVGPLRPQTGNERLTYSHVSYPKDGTQPVTNLVVHDRGLQTAIRSFFEKANIDFSPTNPVNVGKSVFYNELNATLMVRTTQEELDLIQKELARITPPQINIKARFVEMDETAGSQITLGESMRGIDSKTNSSMTQVTTPKVSSSGSFPPVTNALALQFTGVLTPEQYKEAITRLERADGVDLLTAPDVTTESGRRAQIQAVDIKTIITGLTTVYTNGTATNMLSTQNLPFGPVLDVIPKVSADDSSIEMNLVASVTEFVGYDDPKKLAGQKRTDVQIPLPHFRLRQLTSSASVADGHTIILGGVEQNTPGKRGKEKPGKRKTLLVFVTPTLINPDGSLYHPKTEQAALRESKKP
- a CDS encoding entericidin A/B family lipoprotein, whose translation is MKTRLVLILIATSLLVMAGTGCNTAHGFGKDVSNTGDAIQRNTP